One stretch of Akkermansia massiliensis DNA includes these proteins:
- a CDS encoding phosphotransferase enzyme family protein has product MTAPLAATTDPDQLLCRIAGIGDLFAIEGEFVTGKEIPSGHINTTYKATYRKSDGTEDSYILQRINDYVFKDPRAVMRNVEKVTRHINWKVLRRLKDSAGQTLNLYPARGGRNYIDIPGDGIWRCYNYLAGTHTYDVVENTRQAYQAGFAFGSFQDLISDMNPDDIVETIPGFHHTRNRFNRLMEVAAQDPQERLSTCLPELDFIKAREQDVDRLLDLQAGGVLPTRITHNDTKINNVMLDEDTDHAVCVIDLDTVMPGLVLYDFGDMVRTVTPPTEEDEEDLDKVRMRMPMFQSIVEGYLAAAHGFLTQAEIDQLAFSGKLITLEIGIRFLTDYLEGDQYFKVSRPDHNLIRCRTQLKLVECIEQELPSMEQYVKRVAKGMSRK; this is encoded by the coding sequence ATGACCGCTCCGCTTGCCGCAACGACAGACCCCGACCAGCTCTTGTGCCGTATCGCCGGAATTGGAGACCTCTTCGCCATTGAAGGGGAATTCGTCACCGGCAAGGAAATCCCCAGCGGCCACATCAACACCACTTACAAGGCCACCTACCGCAAAAGCGACGGGACGGAAGACTCCTACATCCTCCAGCGCATCAACGACTATGTCTTCAAGGACCCCAGAGCCGTCATGCGCAATGTGGAGAAAGTCACGCGGCACATCAACTGGAAAGTCCTGCGCCGCCTGAAGGACTCCGCCGGGCAGACCCTCAACCTCTATCCGGCACGCGGCGGCCGCAACTACATCGACATTCCCGGCGACGGCATCTGGCGCTGCTACAATTACCTGGCAGGCACGCATACCTACGACGTGGTGGAAAACACCCGCCAGGCGTACCAGGCCGGATTTGCATTCGGATCCTTCCAGGACTTGATCAGCGACATGAATCCGGACGACATCGTGGAAACCATTCCCGGATTCCACCACACCCGGAACCGCTTCAACCGCCTGATGGAAGTGGCGGCGCAGGATCCGCAGGAACGCCTTTCCACCTGCCTTCCGGAACTGGACTTCATCAAGGCGCGCGAGCAGGACGTGGACCGTCTGCTGGACCTCCAGGCCGGCGGCGTGCTTCCCACCCGCATCACCCATAACGACACCAAAATCAACAACGTCATGCTGGACGAAGATACGGACCACGCCGTCTGCGTCATTGACCTGGATACGGTCATGCCCGGCCTTGTGCTGTACGACTTCGGCGACATGGTGCGCACCGTTACCCCGCCTACGGAAGAAGATGAAGAAGACCTGGACAAGGTGCGCATGCGCATGCCGATGTTCCAATCCATTGTGGAAGGGTATCTGGCCGCCGCCCACGGCTTCCTGACCCAGGCGGAAATAGACCAGCTTGCTTTCTCCGGAAAACTCATCACGCTGGAAATCGGCATCCGGTTCCTGACGGACTACCTGGAAGGAGACCAATACTTCAAGGTTTCCCGCCCGGACCACAACCTCATCCGCTGCCGCACACAGCTCAAGCTGGTGGAATGCATTGAACAGGAACTTCCGTCCATGGAGCAATATGTCAAGCGCGTGGCCAAGGGGATGTCCAGAAAATAG